One genomic segment of Burkholderia pyrrocinia includes these proteins:
- a CDS encoding ShlB/FhaC/HecB family hemolysin secretion/activation protein, whose protein sequence is MRISPSAVLLSIASLAPMTAYTQQVPSPADQAAAGRANAEQDRQAQQQRDAQQRDAAVRAPSVRSEVPKVEAYPALPVESPCFRIDRFALDVPASLPDATRAQGASALPMDRFAFAREWLNRYVGQCVGRQGVDVLVKGLSQAILARGYVTTRVLVPEQDLSTGTLKLSLIPGTIRHVRFADEKLRGTWKTAFPTRDGEVLNLRDLEQGLEQMKRVTSQDVSMQIVPGDLPGESDVVLDVKRGKPWTVVASIDNSGTRATGKLQGNLSVGIDNPLGLNDILNVGVSQDLEFGDKRLGSHGWNSFYSIPWGYWTATLSANTNTYYQQIAGVNQTFVASGNSKTLDFKLARVLARSQNDVFGGYFRLSRRFGQSFIEDTEISQQRRNNTIIELGLTDRHYFDGAQFDGSLAYRQGVGGFGAQDDTLAADGGPTYRFKMAVLDANLLVPFAIGKQQLRYVGTFHGQYTGNTLYYLDDMTIGSRYTVRGFDGETMLAAARGFYWRNELQMPIGQTGQALYAGLDYGRVWGPQPIALVGTQLAGAVVGVKGSVGTRFGTYAYDLFAGTPVYKPAGFPTARVTVGFQLTSQF, encoded by the coding sequence ATGAGAATCAGCCCGTCCGCTGTCCTGTTGTCGATTGCCTCCCTCGCGCCAATGACGGCATATACACAGCAGGTCCCATCTCCCGCCGACCAAGCCGCCGCCGGGCGTGCAAATGCGGAACAGGATCGGCAGGCGCAGCAGCAACGGGACGCGCAGCAGCGTGATGCAGCCGTGCGCGCTCCTTCCGTTCGCTCCGAAGTGCCGAAGGTCGAAGCGTATCCGGCCCTTCCTGTCGAATCGCCGTGCTTCCGCATTGACCGCTTTGCACTCGACGTGCCGGCCTCGCTGCCTGACGCGACGAGGGCGCAAGGCGCGTCCGCGTTGCCGATGGATCGCTTCGCGTTTGCGCGCGAGTGGTTGAATCGCTACGTCGGCCAATGCGTCGGCAGACAAGGCGTTGACGTGCTGGTTAAGGGGCTGTCTCAGGCGATTCTCGCGCGGGGCTATGTCACAACGCGCGTGCTCGTCCCTGAGCAAGACCTGTCGACCGGCACGCTGAAACTGTCGCTGATTCCCGGCACGATCCGTCATGTGCGCTTCGCCGACGAAAAACTGCGCGGCACATGGAAAACCGCCTTCCCGACCCGCGACGGCGAGGTGCTGAACCTGCGAGACCTCGAACAGGGTCTCGAGCAAATGAAGCGCGTGACGAGCCAGGACGTATCAATGCAGATCGTTCCAGGCGATCTGCCCGGCGAAAGCGACGTCGTCCTCGACGTAAAACGCGGCAAACCATGGACGGTCGTCGCATCGATCGACAACTCCGGTACGCGTGCCACCGGCAAGCTGCAAGGCAACCTGTCGGTTGGTATCGACAATCCGCTCGGTCTGAACGACATCTTGAACGTCGGCGTTAGCCAGGACCTCGAGTTCGGCGACAAGCGCCTCGGCTCGCACGGCTGGAACAGTTTCTATTCGATTCCGTGGGGCTATTGGACGGCCACGCTGTCCGCAAATACAAACACCTACTACCAGCAGATTGCGGGCGTGAACCAGACGTTCGTCGCGAGCGGCAACTCGAAGACGCTCGATTTCAAATTGGCCCGCGTGCTGGCACGCAGCCAGAACGACGTGTTCGGCGGATATTTCCGGCTGTCACGCCGTTTCGGACAAAGCTTCATCGAAGACACCGAGATTTCGCAGCAGCGCCGCAACAACACGATCATCGAACTGGGCCTGACCGATCGCCACTATTTCGATGGCGCGCAGTTTGACGGCTCGCTCGCATACCGGCAGGGCGTCGGCGGATTCGGCGCGCAGGATGACACGCTTGCGGCAGATGGTGGCCCGACGTATCGCTTCAAGATGGCCGTGCTCGACGCGAACCTGTTGGTGCCGTTCGCGATCGGCAAGCAGCAGCTCCGCTATGTCGGCACGTTTCACGGCCAGTACACGGGGAACACGCTGTACTACCTCGATGACATGACAATCGGCAGCCGTTACACCGTGCGCGGTTTCGACGGCGAAACGATGTTGGCGGCGGCGCGCGGATTCTACTGGCGCAACGAACTGCAGATGCCGATCGGTCAGACCGGGCAAGCGCTGTATGCGGGGCTCGACTACGGGCGCGTATGGGGGCCGCAGCCGATCGCGCTCGTCGGGACGCAATTGGCCGGCGCAGTCGTCGGCGTGAAGGGCAGCGTCGGCACGCGCTTCGGCACCTACGCGTATGACCTGTTTGCGGGCACGCCAGTCTATAAACCGGCTGGCTTCCCGACGGCGCGCGTTACGGTCGGGTTCCAGCTGACTTCGCAGTTTTGA